CCCTTGAAGCGCCACATCCACAAGGGGCTGTATGGGGCGTTCATCATCGATCCCAGAGGGGGAAGACCGCCCGCCAAAGAACTCATCATGGTGATGAATGCCTTCGACACCAATTTTGACAATGCCAACGACGTTTATGCCGTGAACACCGTGGCTTTCGCCTATGCCAACACCCCCATTCCGCTGCAGGTGGGTGAACGGGTGCGCGTCTACCTGATCAACATTCTGGAATTTGATTTCATCAATTCCTTTCACTTGCACGCCAACATGTTCGATTATTACGACCACGGCACCACCCTGACCCCCACCTTAAAGACCGTGGACACCATTTCCCAGGTGCAGGGCCAGCGGGGCATTCTGGAATTTGCCTACAGGTACCCCGGTCAGTACATGTTCCACCCCCACATCAGCGAATTCACCGAACTGGGCTGGATGGGCCATTTCAATGTGGTCAAACCCGAAGACTATGCGGATGCCCTGCAGCAGAGCGGCGTGGACATGGCCTGGGACAGAAAAAGCAAAGCTGGAGCAAAAGGGGGCGCAAAATGAGCAGCGGACCCACCCTTGAAAACACTTCCCCGAAAGGCGGAGCCTGGGGTTTCCTGATCATTCCCCTGGTGCTGCTGGGGGTCTTGCTGGCTTACCTGCTCACCACCGGAGGCGGCCTGGGATCCCTTTCTGGCCCTCCCGTGGAACACGTCACAGTGCAACGGGTCACTTTGCCCGATCCGGGCACCATCCAGCTGACTGTGGTCAACGACGGCCCTGAAGCCATCACCATTCCACAACTGATGGTCGATGATGCCTTCTGGAATTTCACGGCAAAACCCTCCAACACCATTCCCCGCTTTGGCAGTGCCGTTTTCACGATTCCGTACCACTGGGTTGCAGAAGAAGCCCACCTGGTGGCCCTGATGAGTTCCACCGGGACCGTCTTCGAGCATGAAATTCCAGTGGCTGTGCAAACCCCCCGTTTCTCAGGGGATTTGTTGTGGCGTTTCGCCCTGATTGGCCTTTACGTGGGCATTGTGCCCATCGCTCTGGGGGTGCTGTGGTACCCCTGGATGCGGGGCCTCTCCAGAAGTGCAGTCAATTTCATCCTCTCCCTGACCGTGGGACTGCTGGTTTACCTGGCGATTGGCACCTGGCTGGATGCCACCGAATTTGCTGCAGAACTCCCCACCTTCATTCAGGGACTGCCCGTCACCATCCTGATTGCTTTGCTGGTGCTGTTCACGCTGCTTTTGCTGGGCAGGCGCGAGAAAAAAGAAGGAGAAAGACCCTCCAACCTCTCGATCAGTTACCGCATTGCCATGGGCATCGGGCTGCACAACCTGGGGGAAGGACTGGCCATTGGCGCTGCATTTGCTGCCGGAGAAGCCGCGCTGGGCACCTTTCTGGTGATCGGTTTCACGCTGCACAACATCACCGAAGGGGTGGGCATTGCTGCCCCCATCCTCAAGAAAAATCCTGGCCTGAAGCACTTCATGCTGCTGGTCTTCATTGCAGGGTTCCCCGCTGTGCTGGGCACCTGGATTGGTGGGTTTGCCTTCAACCCGGTGCTGGCCACATTGTTCCTGGCCATCGGGGTGGGAGCGATCCTGCAGGTGGTGTGGGAGGTGGGTCTGCTGGTCAGCAAAGACGAGCAGAAAGCCGGAAAACACCCCCTCAACTGGACGAATTTCGCCGGATTTGCCACGGGCGTGATGGTGATGTACTTCACCGCGTTTCTGGTCAAGTTTTGAGTTTTGATTGCAGGCGGCACCCTTGGGGGTGCTGTCTTTTTGGCTTGCCTGCAGGGTAAACCCGTAGAAGGGCGAACATCCTCCACCCAGAGGGTACAATGGTGCTGAAGGAGAACCAGCATGCCTGAAGTTCAACGTTCCCGTCGGAGCTTTTTGCGCCTTGCCCTCGGTACCACCCTTGCCGCCACCACCATTGGTCTGCCCGAAACAGCGCAGGCCGCCCCTTTCACCACCGAGCGACCCCCCACCCCCGACACTGCCCTGAAAGCCCTGCTGGATGGGAACTCCAGGTACATCCGTGGCAGGCTGCGTCACCCCAACCAGCGCCCGGACCGCATCTCTGAAGTGGCCAAAGGACAGCATCCTTTTGCCATCATTCTGGGTTGCGCAGATTCACGGGTGGCCCCGGAAATTGTGTTTGATCAGGGCCTGGGAGATCTGTTTGTGGTGCGGGTGGCCGGGAACATTGCTTCTGACGATGCGGTGGGCAGCATCGAATTTGCCGTGGAGGAATTCGGTGTGCCGCTGATCATGGTGCTGGGTCATGCCCGTTGCGGGGCAATCAGTGCCACCCTGGGTGCCATGGACAGCGGAGCCACTGTGCCCAGACACATCGACACGCTGGTGGCCGCCATTGAGCCTGTTGCAAAAGAAGTGTCCAAAGACACCCCAGACCGGGTGGATGTGGTGGTGCGCAAAAACACCCTGCATGTGGCCGAACAGCTGATGCATGAAAGCAGCATCCTGCACGAAAAACTGGAATCTGGAAAACTGAAGATCGTTTCTGCCCGCTACAACCTGGACGATGGCCGGGTGGATTTGCTGGGCTGAGCAGAACCCCAGACAGAAACCAGAAGCAACCCGGACAGCAGTTTGATGGTGCTGTCCGGGTTTTGGTTGTGCAGGATCGATCAGGCCAGCACAGCTTTGCGGCTGGGTTTGCCCATCAGCACAATTCCGGCCCAGAGGAACCACAGCACCATGCCCAGACCAAAAACAGATCCCAGGTCGCTCAGGACAGGGAGCACGGTCAGAATGCCAGCACTGCCCACCAGGATGCCCAGCACGTTCAGGGCGGTGGGGAGTTGTCGGGTTTGCAGGGCAGCCAGGCTGACCAGCAGGGTCCAGATGCCTCCTGGAAGTTCGATGGCTCCGCCCAGACCCCGCTCCACGGCAGAAAGGGCCATCCAGACCGTGACGGCCTGCTCCGGGTTCTGGCTGTGCAGTCTGGAAACCACGCCCAGGTCGTTGATGTTGAGCATGCCACTGCCAATGATGGTCACGGCCCAGATGAGTCCAAAAGCCGTGGCGGTTTGCACCAGGGCCACAGATCCAGCTT
This is a stretch of genomic DNA from Deinococcus roseus. It encodes these proteins:
- a CDS encoding ZIP family metal transporter is translated as MSSGPTLENTSPKGGAWGFLIIPLVLLGVLLAYLLTTGGGLGSLSGPPVEHVTVQRVTLPDPGTIQLTVVNDGPEAITIPQLMVDDAFWNFTAKPSNTIPRFGSAVFTIPYHWVAEEAHLVALMSSTGTVFEHEIPVAVQTPRFSGDLLWRFALIGLYVGIVPIALGVLWYPWMRGLSRSAVNFILSLTVGLLVYLAIGTWLDATEFAAELPTFIQGLPVTILIALLVLFTLLLLGRREKKEGERPSNLSISYRIAMGIGLHNLGEGLAIGAAFAAGEAALGTFLVIGFTLHNITEGVGIAAPILKKNPGLKHFMLLVFIAGFPAVLGTWIGGFAFNPVLATLFLAIGVGAILQVVWEVGLLVSKDEQKAGKHPLNWTNFAGFATGVMVMYFTAFLVKF
- a CDS encoding carbonic anhydrase yields the protein MPEVQRSRRSFLRLALGTTLAATTIGLPETAQAAPFTTERPPTPDTALKALLDGNSRYIRGRLRHPNQRPDRISEVAKGQHPFAIILGCADSRVAPEIVFDQGLGDLFVVRVAGNIASDDAVGSIEFAVEEFGVPLIMVLGHARCGAISATLGAMDSGATVPRHIDTLVAAIEPVAKEVSKDTPDRVDVVVRKNTLHVAEQLMHESSILHEKLESGKLKIVSARYNLDDGRVDLLG
- a CDS encoding DUF4386 family protein — protein: MNPSTTHFKNLGGLSALINGIAYIIGLGLALTLLAPTMQADPATQVAFMAQNQTLLALWHLCIYLIAGVFMVPLSLAFHERLKAGSVALVQTATAFGLIWAVTIIGSGMLNINDLGVVSRLHSQNPEQAVTVWMALSAVERGLGGAIELPGGIWTLLVSLAALQTRQLPTALNVLGILVGSAGILTVLPVLSDLGSVFGLGMVLWFLWAGIVLMGKPSRKAVLA